In Thermodesulfobacteriota bacterium, the following are encoded in one genomic region:
- a CDS encoding ABC transporter permease: MAKFILGRVFTGAFVVIVVSSITFFLLRVLPGGPFDTEKKLPPQILINIEQKYRLTEPVWKQYAIYMNNLLTGDFGPSYKYVDRTANDIIGDTLPVSMELGLVALLASIIFGTSMGTISATRPRGLFDFVAVSLSTALVSVPSFVIGAVLIYVFSVKLGWFPAALWGDARHLVLPALTLALGPAAYLARLVRASMLETSQATFIRTARAKGLSETRVVVKHILRNALIPVVTVLGPISAYLITGSFVVEHIFAIPGMGRFFVFAVSNRDYPLVMGITIVYTVILVIANLLVDILYIVLDPRITFEKRRK; encoded by the coding sequence ATGGCCAAATTCATTCTTGGTCGGGTCTTTACAGGAGCGTTTGTTGTCATTGTCGTATCATCTATCACTTTCTTCCTGCTGAGAGTCCTTCCAGGCGGACCCTTTGATACGGAAAAGAAACTCCCTCCTCAGATTCTGATCAATATAGAGCAAAAATACAGGCTGACCGAGCCGGTATGGAAGCAATACGCTATATACATGAATAACCTTTTAACCGGTGACTTCGGGCCCTCCTACAAATACGTTGACAGGACCGCAAACGATATTATCGGGGACACGCTCCCGGTATCGATGGAGCTGGGTTTAGTCGCGCTACTAGCCTCTATCATATTCGGTACATCAATGGGAACGATTTCCGCAACCAGGCCAAGGGGATTGTTCGATTTTGTTGCGGTATCCCTATCTACCGCTCTGGTATCTGTGCCAAGCTTCGTCATAGGCGCAGTCTTAATATATGTGTTCTCTGTAAAACTGGGGTGGTTTCCCGCAGCCCTGTGGGGAGATGCTAGGCACCTTGTACTACCTGCACTGACCCTTGCCTTGGGTCCAGCCGCCTACCTGGCGCGTCTCGTTAGGGCAAGCATGCTAGAGACATCCCAAGCTACATTTATAAGAACCGCAAGGGCAAAGGGACTCAGCGAGACAAGGGTGGTCGTTAAACACATACTCAGAAATGCCCTAATTCCAGTGGTTACTGTTTTGGGTCCCATTAGCGCCTACCTGATCACTGGCTCGTTTGTAGTGGAACACATTTTTGCAATCCCCGGAATGGGGAGGTTTTTTGTTTTCGCCGTATCAAACAGGGACTACCCACTCGTAATGGGAATTACAATCGTCTATACGGTTATACTAGTCATAGCTAACCTCCTAGTAGATATACTCTATATTGTATTAGATCCGAGAATTACCTTTGAAAAAAGAAGAAAGTAG